The stretch of DNA GTTTCGCAACGCGGGCCAGGTCTGCGTCGCGCCGACCCGCTTCCAGGTGCAGGACGGCATCTACGACCGCTTTGCCGCCGGTTTCGCGGAACGCACCCGCGCGCTGAAGATCGGCGACGGCATGGATTCGGCGAGCCAGATGGGACCGATGGCCAACGCGCGGCGCCCGGATGCGATCGCCGAACTCGTCGGCGATGCGACGAGCCACGGCGCCAAGCTGCTGGCGGGCGGCGAGCACGGCACGGACGGCGGGTTCTTCTTTCAGCCGACCGTGCTGTCGGACGTGCCCTTGTCCGCGCGGGCGATGAACGAGGAACCGTTTGGCCCGGTGGCGCTGCTCAGCCGGTTCGGCACCGACGAGGAGGCGATCGCCGAGGCGAACCGCCTGCCGTTCGGGCTGGCCGCCTATTGCTTCACCGAGAATGGCCGACGCCAGAACATGCTCGGCGATGCGATCGAGGCTGGCATGATCGCGATCAACAACGTCCGCCTCAGCTATCCCGACAGCCCGTTCGGCGGCGTGAAGGACAGTGGCCATGGATCGGAAGACGGCCCTGAAGGCGTCGCCGCGCATCTGATCACCAAGGCCGTTCACATCAGCTGACGCAAGGCACGGCGGTCGTACGGCGGTGGGTTCGACCGCCGCCGTACGACCGTCGGATGCCATTCATGGATCGCGCGCCCGTCTGATCCGATAGGGTCCGGCGCGAGCTTCGAGCGGTTGCCCTTTCCAGCTCAGTCGGACCCGACCGTCGATGACGAGCTGATCGATCGCCGCGTGGACGGTCGGCATCACGTCCCGCCAGTCTATCTGATCCCCCCCGGCACTGCGCGCGGTGGCGAGAGCCCGCGCGACCTCGCTCGGGCAAACCGTCGCGCCGGGCGCGCGTGCGGCGAGGAGCGCGAGCGTGGCATCCTGTGCTTTGGTGTCGGCCATCTGCGTCATCGCTCCTGCTACCTCCCCATGCCCGTCGCCGCGGCAAGGGCCATATTACCAGCGTCAACGACCTGAGCCGGTGCCAGGCAACGCATGGCAGTCAGTGTTTGACGAACGGCGCGGTCCAACGGCGTGTTCGGTTCGGATCCAAGCACGGCTGTCAACTTTGCATTCATAAGGCGAACCGGCTGGTCCCAGAGATACTTCATCTCCATCACTTCCCGCAGCATCGGCACGAACGGCGAAGCGAGCCGCATCATCCACCACGGGGTTCGCCGGACCGGGACTGCGGGGTCGCCGAGCACGCGGCAGAGCGCGTCGACCATGCGCGTGCCGTCGGGATCCCATATGCCCTCCATGTGGAAGGTCGCGAAGGCGTCGAGACCGTCGGTTTCGATCAGCCGTATCATCGTCTCGGCCACGTCGGGAAGATAGGCCCATTGATGACCGACTCCGCGTCGACCGGGATAGGTAATCGCGGTCGGCCGCTTGCCCTCCGCCACCACCTGGCTGAACCAGGTGTTCGCGGCGTCTGGACCGAAATAGTCGCCGGCGCGCACGATGAGCACGCGCCCCGCCCCGGTTTCGGCAAAGGCGCGCAGACGCTGCTCCATCGCGACGCGAATGGCGCCTTTGCGGGTACGGGGGTGCTGCGGTGCATCCTCCGTCAGGGTAGGGAATGCGTCGGGACCGTAATTATACACGGTGCCCGGCAACAGGATCGTGGCGCCGTTGGCGCGCGCCGCCGCGATCGTGTTGTCGATCATCGGCAGCACCAGCGTGCCCCAGTTGCGATAGCCGGGGGGGTTCACGGCATGGACGATCAGCGAAACGCCCTCGGCGGCGGCAGCGACATCGCTGGCGATCATTGCATCCCCCTGCCGCCAGTCGAAGCCGTGCCTTGCCGTCACGCCTTCCGGGTTCCGGTGCAGCGCGCGCACCTCCCAGCCGCGCGACGCCAGCACTCGCGCGACCGCATTGCCGATCCCTCCCGTTGCACCCAATACCAAAGCGACTTTGCGTTCCATGTTTCGTCTCCACTGCGTGTGAGACAAGAAGTGCGACCGCGGCCGATAAAACGAAATTGCCGATATGCGTGGACCGGCTATACGGCAATGCATGAACGGATCGCCAAGCTGGGATCTCTACCGGACGTTCGAGGCGGTGTTGCGCACCGGCTCGCTATCGCAGGCTGCCCGTTCGCTGGGGCTCACGCAGCCAAGCGTCTCCCGGCATATTGACGCGCTGGAACGCGCTGTCGGGCGCGACCTGTTCGTGCGAACCCAGCGCGGATTGACCCCGACCGCAGCGGCACTCGAGCTCAAGCCCTATGCGGATTCGCTCGCCGCCACCTCGGCCGCGTTGCTGCGTACCGCGGCCGGGACCGCGGGCGCGATAGCAGGGACGGTTCGGGTCAGCGCGAGCGAGGTCGTGGCTGCGGAACATTTGCCGGCCATGCTGGCGCGCCTGCGGTCACGCCATCCTGCGCTGACGTTCGAGATTTCGGCCTCGAATGTGGTCGATGACCTGTTGCAGCGTCAAGCGGACATTGCCGTGCGCATGACCCAGCCCGTCCAGCAATCGCTGATCGCACGGAAGATGGCACCGATCGCGATCGGTCTTTATGCCCATGCCGCCTATCTGGCACGACGCGGTACCCCCGGGACGCTGGGCGACCTTGCCGATCACGACCTGATCGGTTTCGACACCGAGACACCGGCGATCCGTGCCTTTACCGAGAGGTTTCCCGCGCTGCGTCGCGGCGCCTTCGCGTTGCGTATCGACAGCGACGTCGCGCAGCTCGCCGCGATCCGCGCCGGGTTCGGGATCGGCATCTGCCAGACACCCATCGCCGAGCGGCACCCGGATTTCGTGCGCGTGCTGCCCGATGCGTTCGCGATCGACCTTCCCGTGTGGATCGTGATGCACGAGGATCTCAGCACCAGCCCACGCTGCCGCACGGTGTTCGACGCACTGGTCGCCGAGTTCGCATCGCTCCCGCGGTGACGCCGCCGCAGTCCGGCGGGCCGGATCGCGGCCTCGGGAGTATAAATTAACGTTACGTCGCCCCCGGCTGATGCAAGTATGTCCGCAACGAACGCGAGAGGTCGACGGCTTGGCCGATTCGGCGTCCAATCAGGAGAGCAGGATGCCAGTCGACCAGGCGAGACCGTATCCGCGCGATCGGGCGTCGATGTCGAGGATCGGGACATGCCGATGACCCCGCAGGCGAAAGCCTATCTTGGCGAACTCATCTCCGAAGCGGTCGCGATCTGCATCGTCATGACGTTCGGCCTGTCGGTTGCGGCGATGTACACACTCTATGATCCCAGTCCGTACAAGACCGCCTATTGGGGGGTCTGCATGACCTGGGGCATGGCAGTCTCGATCTCGATCTACGTCACCGGCGCGGTCTCGGGAACGCATGCGAACCCCGGCGTTACGCTCGCGCTGGCGCTGTACCGCGGCTTCCCGTGGAAGAAGGTCCTGCCCTATTGGTGTGCGCAGCTGATCGGCGCGTTCCTCGGCGCGGCCATCGTCTATGCGCTGTATTACAACGTCATCGATCACTTCAACGCGACCCAGCAGCTGACCCGGGGCGGCGGCGGCGGTGCGGGCATTTTCTTCACCGCACCCGGTGTCGCTGTGACGACGATGAAGGGCTTCATCGACGAGATCATCCTGACCGCGATCCTGGTCTTCGGGATCTTCGCGATCACCGACGAGTTCAATACCATGGCCCCCCAGGCGAATTTCGGTGCGATCGTGATCGGGCTGCTGGTTGCCGTGATCGGTGCTTCGATGGGCTATCTCGAGGCTTGGGCGATCAATCCGGCCCGTGATCTGGGACCGCGGACTTTCGCGTGGCTGATGGGGTGGGACAAATCGGCGTTTCCCGGCGTCGGCAACTACTGGTGGGCGCCGATCGCAGGCCCCTTAATCGGTGCGGTCATCGGTGGTGGCCTCCAGCATCT from Sphingomonas sp. HMP9 encodes:
- a CDS encoding DUF3253 domain-containing protein, which codes for MADTKAQDATLALLAARAPGATVCPSEVARALATARSAGGDQIDWRDVMPTVHAAIDQLVIDGRVRLSWKGQPLEARAGPYRIRRARDP
- a CDS encoding SDR family NAD(P)-dependent oxidoreductase — its product is MERKVALVLGATGGIGNAVARVLASRGWEVRALHRNPEGVTARHGFDWRQGDAMIASDVAAAAEGVSLIVHAVNPPGYRNWGTLVLPMIDNTIAAARANGATILLPGTVYNYGPDAFPTLTEDAPQHPRTRKGAIRVAMEQRLRAFAETGAGRVLIVRAGDYFGPDAANTWFSQVVAEGKRPTAITYPGRRGVGHQWAYLPDVAETMIRLIETDGLDAFATFHMEGIWDPDGTRMVDALCRVLGDPAVPVRRTPWWMMRLASPFVPMLREVMEMKYLWDQPVRLMNAKLTAVLGSEPNTPLDRAVRQTLTAMRCLAPAQVVDAGNMALAAATGMGR
- a CDS encoding LysR family transcriptional regulator, whose protein sequence is MNGSPSWDLYRTFEAVLRTGSLSQAARSLGLTQPSVSRHIDALERAVGRDLFVRTQRGLTPTAAALELKPYADSLAATSAALLRTAAGTAGAIAGTVRVSASEVVAAEHLPAMLARLRSRHPALTFEISASNVVDDLLQRQADIAVRMTQPVQQSLIARKMAPIAIGLYAHAAYLARRGTPGTLGDLADHDLIGFDTETPAIRAFTERFPALRRGAFALRIDSDVAQLAAIRAGFGIGICQTPIAERHPDFVRVLPDAFAIDLPVWIVMHEDLSTSPRCRTVFDALVAEFASLPR
- a CDS encoding MIP/aquaporin family protein; protein product: MPMTPQAKAYLGELISEAVAICIVMTFGLSVAAMYTLYDPSPYKTAYWGVCMTWGMAVSISIYVTGAVSGTHANPGVTLALALYRGFPWKKVLPYWCAQLIGAFLGAAIVYALYYNVIDHFNATQQLTRGGGGGAGIFFTAPGVAVTTMKGFIDEIILTAILVFGIFAITDEFNTMAPQANFGAIVIGLLVAVIGASMGYLEAWAINPARDLGPRTFAWLMGWDKSAFPGVGNYWWAPIAGPLIGAVIGGGLQHLLIRPFLPRDKPVAGPQ